The Sulfitobacter sp. HNIBRBA3233 genomic sequence CAGAGCCGTCTTTCATCGCCTCGGTTTCGCGGTTGGGCGAAGCCACCGACCCACTGTCCAGGTGATCGCGGCCAATGACCACAGGTGCCGACAACTCGCCATTGCGCACCATCTCGTTGAAAGCAAGGCCGAGCTTGTCGCGCAGGCCCAGACCGACCCAGCAGATGCGGGCGGGCAGGCCCTGAAACGCGATCCGCTCGCGCGCCATATCGAGCCAGTTGTGCAGATGCGGGTCGTCGATCAGTTCCTTGACCTTGGCATCGGTCTTGTAGATGTCCTCGGGATCACCCGACAGCGCGCACCAGCGGAACGGCCCGACGCCGCGGCAAAACAGCGGGCGGATATAGGCGGGCACGAAGCCGGGGAAGGCAAAGGCGTTCTCAAGCCCTTCCTCCTGCGCGACCTGACGGATGTTGTTGCCATAGTCCAGCGTCGGCACGCCTGCGTTCCAGAAATCGACCATCGCCGCGACCTGGATCTTCATCGAGGCGCGCGCGGCAGCCTCGACAGCCTTGGGATCGCTTTCCTGCTTTTCGCGCCACTCCGCAACGCTCCAGCCTTGGGGCAGGTAGCCGTGGACCGGATCGTGGGCCGAGGTCTGGTCGGTGACCATATCCGGCCTGACGCCGCGCTTGACCAGTTCGGGGAAAACATCGGCGGCGTTGCCGATCAGAGCCACGGACTTGGCTTCACCCGCCGCAGTCCAGCGCTCAATCATCGCAAGCGCTTCGTCCAGATCGTGCGTTTTCTCATCCACATAGCGCGTGCGAAGACGGAAATCGGCGCGGGTCTCGTCGCATTCGACAGCCAGACAGCATGCACCCGCCATCACCGCGGCCAGCGGCTGCGCGCCGCCCATGCCGCCAAGACCCCCAGTTAAGATCCACCGACCTTTCAGGTTGCCTTCATAATGCTGGCGGCCCGCTTCCATGAAGGTTTCATAGGTGCCCTGCACGATGCCCTGCGTGCCGATGTAGATCCACGACCCGGCGGTCATCTGGCCGTACATCGCCAGGCCCTTTTTATCCAACTCGTTGAAATGATCCCAGGTGGCCCAATGCGGCACTAGATTGGAGTTGGCGATCAACACGCGCGGCGCATCCTTGTGCGTGTTGAACACGCCTACGGGTTTGCCCGATTGCACCAGCAGCGTTTGTGTATCGTCCAGATCCTTGAGCGCCGCGACGATGGCGTCAAAGTCTTCCCAGGTGCGCGCGGCACGGCCGATGCCGCCGTAAACGACCAGCTCGTGCGGGTTTTCAGCTACATCGGGATGCAGGTTGTTCATCAGCATCCGCATGGGTGCCTCGGTGAGCCAGCTTTTGGCGGTGATCTCGGGGCCGGTCGGGGGGTATATGTCGCGCAGGTTGTGGCGGGGGTTGGTCATGATGTGCCTCCTAGGGTCGGGGCCAGATCGGCCAGAGTGGTCAGGATTTCGGCCAGATGCGGGCGCAGCTTTGCCGCTTTGGTTTCGTCATAGGCCCAGGGTGCGGCTTCGTCTTGCAGGTAGGTGGACTGTGCCAGTTCTATCTGGATTGCATGGACGCCCTGTGCGGGCTGGCCATAATGCCGCGTGGTCCAGCCGCCCTTGAACCGGCCATTGGACGTGCTGGAATAGTCAGCGGCCCTTTCGCAGATCTGACGTGCGGATTGCTCAACGGCTGGCGCACAGGTGCGCCCCTGGTTCGTGCCGATGTTGAAATCCGGCAAGGTGCCTTCAAACAGGAACGGAATGCGCGACCGGATCGAGTGGCAATCATACAGGATCGCGCAGCCGTGCAAGGCATGCACGCGCTTCAGCTCGGCTTCCAGCGCCGCGTGATAGGGCGCGTGAAAAGCCGCGCGGCGGGTGTCGATATCCGTCGCCGTGGGCGGTTCGGCCCAGATCGCCGCACCGTCGAAATCGGTGAGCGGGACCAGGCTTGTCGTGTTCTGGCCGGGATAAAGGCTTTCCCCCTGCGGATCACGATTGGCGTCGATCACGTAGCGATGGAAATTGGCGGTAACGGTCGTCGCGTCGGGCAGCAAGCCCGCATAGAGCCGGTCGATATGCCAATCTGTATCCGCCAGCTTGCGGCCATTTTCGTTCAACGTCGCCATGATGGCGTCAGGAACGAAGGTGCCTGTGTGCGGCAGGCCCAGAACGACAGGGCCGCTGCCCTGGGTAACGGAAACCGGATTCATGCCGCGTACCCTCTGACAAAGGCAGGCAGGTCCACAGACGCGGCCAACGCACCGTTTTCCACCAGAGCAGCGGCCGCCTCAAGTGAGGGCGCCATGTAGCGGTCTTCGGCAAGGCTGGGCACGGCCTCGCGCAAGGTTGCCATCGCCACCTGAAGCGGTGCGCTGGTTTGCAGGGGCGCGCGGAATTCGATGCCCTGCGCACCGCACATCGCCTCCACCCCGAGGATCACGTTCAGGTTCGCGTTCATCCGCAACAGGCGGCGCGCGGCATGGGCTGCCATGCTCACGTGATCTTCCTGGTTGGCAGAGGTGGGCGTACTGTCGGTGGTGCAGGGGTTCGCCAGATGCTTGTTTTCGCTCATCAATGCGGCAGTCGTCACCTCGGCGATCATCAGGCCGGAGTTGAGGCCGGGATCAGGCGTCAGGAAGGGCGGCAGATCAAAGCTGAGCGTTGGATCCACCATCAAAGCCACGCGCCGCTGTGCAATCGCGCCAATCTCGGAAATGGCGACAGCGATCTGATCAGCGGCAAAACCAACGGGCTCCGCGTGGAAATTCCCACCCGAGACGATCAGATCGTCCTCGACCAGAACCAACGGATTGTCGGTGACAGCGTTGGCCTCAACCTCAAGCGTGCGCGCCGCGAAATGCAGCAGGTCCATCGCGGCGCCCGTCACCTGTGGCTGGCAGCGGATGCAATAAGGGTCTTGCACGCGGGTGTCGCCGTCCTGGTGGCTTTCGCGGATTTCCGAGCCCTCCATCAGCGCGCGTTGGGCGCGGGCCACAGCGATCTGGCCGGCATGGCCGCGCAGGGTGTGGATGGCATCCTGCAAAGGCGCGGTGGAGCCCATGATCGCGTCGGTGGACAGCGCACAGGTCAGCACGCTGGTCGCGGCATTACGCCAGGCGCCCCACAGACCCACCAGCGCGCAAGCGGTCGAGAATTGCGTGCCGTTGATCAGGGCCAGCCCCTCTTTGGGACCCAGAACAATGGGCGTGATCCCCGCCTTGGCCAGCGCCTCACCGGCCGGCATGCGGGTGCCGTCATAGGTGGCTTCACCCTCTCCGATCATCGCTGCGGCCATATGGGCGAGCGGGGCCAGATCGCCGGACGCGCCAACCGACCCCTGGCTGGGAATCACCGGCGTGACGCCGCGCGCAAGCATGTCTTGAAGGATCTCGACTGTGGTCATGGCAACGCCAGAGGCACCGCGCCCCAGCGACAACAGCTTGAGCACCATCATCAGTCGCGTCGTGGGTTCGTCCAATGGCTCTCCCACACCGCAGCAGTGGGACAGGATCAGGTTGCGCTGCAGAGTGGCCACGTCTTTTGCCGCGATCTTGACGCTGGCCAGTTTGCCAAACCCAGTGTTGACGCCGTAAACCGCCGCGTCACCGTTGGCGGCCTTTGTCACCAGTTTCTGCGCAGCGGCGATGCCGGCATGGCAGGCAGGGTCTAGCGCGACAGCATGGCCTTTGGCCCAGATGTCCTGCAACTGGGCCAGGGTTGCGGCACCCGGCGTAAGCGTGATTGTCATAGCGATCCCCTGAAGATGCGTTGGTGAAGCGGGTTGAACCCAATGCGGTAGGCAAGTTCTGCCGGGTGGGTCACGTCCCAGACACACAGATCGGCCTGCGCCCCTGCGGTGATGCGCCCGCGATCGGCCATGCCCAAAGCCGCCGCCGCATGGGCGGTCATACCCAGCAAGGCCTCAAGCGGTGTCATGCGAAACAGCGTGCAGGCCATGTTCATCGCCAGCAGGGGCGAGGTCAGCGGGGATGAGCCGGGGTTGCAATCGGTGGCCAGCGCCATCGGCACGCCGTGATTGCGAAAGGACTGGATCGGCGGGCTTTGGGTTTCGCGCAGGGTGTAGAACGCGCCGGGCAGCACGACAGCCACCGTGCCAGACGCCGCCAGGGCTTGCGCATCCGCATCGGTGGCATATTCCACATGATCCGCGCTGAGCGCGCCGTATTCTGCGGCAAGCTGCGTGCCGCCGATGTTTGACAACTGCTCGGCATGCAGCTTGACCGGCAGCCCCAATTCCACGGCGACGTCAAAGACGCGGGCGATCTGGCCTGTGTCAAAGGCGATGCCCTCGCAAAACCCATCCACCGCATCGACCAGCCCTTCGGCATGGGCGGCGCGCAGGGTGGGAATGCAGATCTCGTCGATATAGGCGTCGGGCCTGCCCTTGTATTCGGGCGGCACAGCATGGGCACCAAGAAAGCTGGTGCGCACTTCGACAGGCCGCGCCTGCGCGATCTGACGGGCCACGCGCAGCATCTTCAACTCGGTGTCCTGATTCAGACCGTAGCCGGACTTCACCTCGATCAGGGTGATGCCTTCCGCGATCAGAGCGTCCACGAGGGTCAGCGCATCGGCCAAGAGCGCGTCCTCGGAGGCCGCGCGGGTTGCCGACACGGTGGATACGATCCCGCCGCCTGCGCGGGCCACCTCTTCATAACTGGCTCCGTTCAGGCGCAGCTCAAACTCCGCCGCCCGGTTGCCACCAAAGACAACATGCGTGTGACAGTCGATCAGCGCGGGCGTGACAAGCCGTCCGCCCAGATCATGCGTTTGCGCGTCGGCATAGGCTGCGGGACGCTCTGCCGCCCGACCGACCCAGGCAATGCGGGCATTCGCAAGGGCAATCGCGCCGTCTTCGATCAGACCGTAGGTCTGGTTGTCTTTCAGTGTCGCGATCGTGGCATTCGTCAGGAGCATGGCCGACTCACTTGCAAATTACGGTGCTTAATGTCTTTATGTGCGTACATAATAATCTGTCAAGCGGAGTGTGCCATGCAGATGATCTGGGCTGAAACGGCCTTGTTGCCGACCGGCTGGGCGAACAAAGTGCTTGTCGAGATTGACGGGCAGGGCCGGATCGGCGGCGTGCAACGCGGGGCCTCTGCGCCGGATCAGGCCACGCAGGTTCCGCTGCTGCTGCCCGCGCCGGTCAACGTGCACAGCCATGCGTTTCAACGCGCCATGGCGGGCCTGACAGAACGCCGTGGCCCTGATCCAAGCGACAGCTTCTGGACCTGGCGGCAGCTCATGTTCCGCTTTCTGGACCGTCTGACGCCCGAGCATATCGAGACGATCACCGCCTTTGTGCAGATGGAAATGCTTGAAGCGGGCTACGGCGCGTCGGTCGAATTCCACTATCTGCATCACCAGCCCGGTGGCGTTGCCTATGACGATATCGCGGAAACATCCGCCCGTGTCGTCGCGGCGTCGGATCGCACCGGCATGGGGCTGTGCCTGCTGCCTGTGCACTATCAGTTCGGCGGCTGTGATCAACGCGGGCTGAGCGCGGGGCAAATCCGGTTCGGCAATACGTTCGAACAGTTTCAAACGCTTCATGACGCGGCAGCGGCCCACATCAAACAAGCATCCGCCGACAGCGCCATCGGTGTCGCCCCGCATTCCCTGCGCGCGGTCGGGATCGAGGATCTCAAGGGCTACAACACCGCCTTTCCCGATGGACCCATTCACATGCACCTTGCCGAACAACGCGCAGAGGTTGCTGAAGTTGAGGCGCATTGGGGCGCGCGGCCGGTGGCCTGGGCGCTCGATAACATGCAGTTGGATGGGCGCTGGTGCCTGATCCATTGCACCCAAATGACACCGGACGAGACCATCGCGCTGGCCCGTTCCGGTGCCGTCGCCGGTCTGTGTCCGATCACTGAAAGCAGTCTGGGGGACGGGATCTTTGACGCGGTGCGCTGGCTGGACAATGGCGGGGCTTTTGCCATCGGGTCAGACAGCAACATCCGCATTTCGCTAAGCGAGGAATTGCGCACGCTGGATTACTCGCAACGCCTGCGCGACGGCACGCGCGCAGCACTGGCGACGCCGGACAAATCGACCGGTCGGCGAATGTTCGACGGGATGCTGCAAGGCGGCGCACAGGCCTCTGGCCGAAAGACCGGGCGCATCGAGGCGGGATGCTGGGCCGATATGCTGGCGCTGGATACACTCTCTGAACATATGTGGGGCAGGCAGCTCGACACCGCGCTGGACGCCTGGATTTTCGCAGGCGACGATCGCCTGGTGACGGATGTTTGGTCCGCTGGCCGCCATATGGTAAAGCACGGCCGGCATGTGCAGCGCACCAGTATTGTCGCTGCCTATAAACGCACGATTGACGCATTGAGAGACGCCTTGTGAACTCGCCCACGTTTCGGAACTGGCAAAGCGTGCAGGACGAAGTCCTGCGCCGCATTCATACCCGCGAATGGCCGCCCGGCGCCCTGATCCCCAACGAAGCCGATCTGGCGATCGAGTTTGGCTGCGCCCGGTCCACGGTGAACCGTGCCTTGCGATCCTTGGCTGAAAGCGGTTGGCTTGACCGCAAACGCAAGGCGGGTACTCGGGTTGCCGCGCAACCGGTTGCCAAGGCAACGCTTGATATCGCGGTGATCCGGCATGAGGTCGAGGAACACGGCGCGACCTACGGCTATCAATTGATTTCACGCAGCGTTGCCGTGCCGCCGGCCCCTGTCAGCGGGACGATGAAAACCAGAGCGCAAGACAAGCTGCTGAATCTGCGCGCGCTGCATCTGGCCGATGACGCGGCCTATGCTGTCGAAGACAGGTGGATCAATACAAGCGTGGTCCCCGACGCTGCGGCGGAACCGTTCGATGTGCTCAGCGCCAACGAATGGTTGATGCAACACGCGCCCTACACGCACGGGGATATCGCCTTTTCCGCCGTGCAGGCCGACCAGCAGGATTCGGAGGTGCTTGGGATCGCCCCCCACAGCGCCTTGTTTGCCATTGACCGGGTGACTTGGGACAATGCGGTATCCGTCACAAAGGTCAGGCTGCTTTTTGCGCCCGGCTACAAACTGCGCACGCAAATCTAGGTGGCCCGCGTTTCGGCTTTTCCAGAACCAAGGACATTTCCATGCGGCACATCCAGCATTGGCAGACGGCCCTGGCACAGCATTGGGGCATCACTGCGGAGCTGAGCCCGCTTGACGGTGAGTATGATCTGAATTTTCTGGCGAAAGCCGATGATGACAGCGGGTACATCCTCAAGGTCATGCGCACGGGATGCGAAGCGTGGCTGGTGGATATGCAGGTCAGCGCCTTCGAGCACATCACCGCGAAACGACCTGACCTGCCGTGTCCGGTGGTTGTACGGGCCGCCGGGGGCGCATCGGTTGTGACTTTGAAGGACGAGACATGCGCGGAACGCCTAGCCTGGGTTCTGCGCCAACTGCCAGGGCGCTGCTATGCCCATGTGGCGCCAAAAAGTCGGGCGCTGATCCACCAGATCGGGCAGGTGCTGGGCGGGACGGCCCTGGCGCTGGCAGATTTCGAGCATGCCGGTTTGGTGCGTGATTTCAAATGGGATCTGATGCGCGCCGGGTGGATCGCGGATCAAACGGGTTGCATCCCCGATCCGGCGCGGCGTCGGATCGTCGAGGGGATCCATGCCCGGTTCGCGGCGCTGAAGCCTGCGCTGGATGCCCTGCCGCATCAGGCGATCCACAACGACGCCAATGACTACAACATCCTGGTCGAGGGCACATGGAACGACGCGCGCCGCGTGTCCGGCCTGATTGATCTTGGCGATATGTGCGCCGCCCCGCGTGTGTGCGATTTGGCCATTGCTGCGGCCTACATCGTGCTGGATCATCCAAAGCCCGAAGCCGCGTTGGCGGCCTTTGTCGCGGGTTATCACGAGGCCAATCCGCTTGCGGCGCAAGAGGTGGACTTGATCTGGCCGCTGCTGCGGATGCGGCTGGCGGTCAGCGTTGTGAACTCCACCTTGATGGCCGCAGAGAACCCCGATGACCCCTATGTCACGATTTCGCAGGCGCCCGCGTGGCGGTTCCTGGAAGGCTGCGCGCTGCACGGCGGATTGCTCAGCGCAAGGCTGCGTGCTGCCTGCGGCCTGCCCGTGGTCGAAGGGGCGGACCGTGTGGCGACATGGCTTGACCGGGAACGCGGGCATTTCGCGCCCCTGATGGGGTGCGATCTGTCGCAGGCCCCATTGGGGTCCTTGTCCGTCGAGGAATCGGCCTGGCCGCAGAACCCGTTTCATATGCCCCTGGAAGAAGCCGCCCGCGTGGGCGAGGAATTCGAGGATCACGGGCGCATGTGGCTGGGCTACTATCACGAGCCACGCCTGATCTATGCCGAGCCTGCCTTTCGCAAGGGGCCATGGAAGGCCAGCGACCGCCGCACGGTGCATCTGGCCGTCGATGTGTTTGCACCCGCCGGGACGCCAATGTTCGCGCCTTTGCGGGGCGAAGTGTTCATCGCGGAGTATCGCGCGGGGCATCTGGATTACGGTGGGGTGATCATCCTGCGCCATGAAACGCCCGAGGGTGATCCGTTCTTCACGCTCTATGGGCACCTCGACCCAGAGTTTCTGGACCGCCTGCGCGTGGGTCAGGTGATCGAGAAAGGTGAGGAATTCTGCCGCCTTGGTGATCCAAGCATGAATGGCGGCTGGGCACCGCATGTGCATTTCCAGCTTGCGCTGACCACTGAAGGGATCGAGGCCGACTGGCCCGGTGTGGGCGATCCTGACGAGATGTATCTGTGGCGCGCGGTCTGTCCCAACCCGGCCGCCTTGCTGAACCTGCCCGACGACAAGCTTTGCTATGTCCCGACAGACAAGGCTGGGATCAGGCAGGGTCGTGAGGCGCATTTCGGCGGCAATCTCAGCCTGACCTATGATGACCCCGTGATGCTGGTGCGCGGCTGGCGGCACCATCTCTTTGACGAATGGGGCCGCCCCTATCTCGACGCCTACAATAATGTGCCGCATGTGGGCCACGCCCATCCGCGCATTCAGGCGGTGGCGGCGGATCAGCTCAGGCGGATCAATTCCAATACGCGTTATCTGCATCCCGCGCAGACCGCTTTTGCGGACAAGATCCTGTCCAAGATGCCCGGCCACTTGCAGGTCTGCTATTTCGTGAACTCGGGGTCTGAAGCGAACGAGTTGGCTCTGCGGCTAGCGCGGGCGCACACCGGTGCCAAAGGTATGGTCACGCCCGATCATGGCTATCACGGGAACACTACGGGTGCGGTCAATATTTCTGCTTACAAGTTCAACAAGCCAGGCGGTGTTGGCCAGGCCGATTGGGTGGAGCTGGTGGAAATCGCAGATGACTACCGCGGCTCGTTCCGCCGCAACGACCCTGAGCGCGCCCAGAAATTCGCAGACCTTGTCGATCCTGCGATCGCGTCCTTGCGGCAAAAAGGGCAGGGCGTCGCGGGGTTCATCGCCGAAACCTTCCCGTCGGTTGGCGGTCAGATCATTCCGCCCAAAGGCTATCTGTCGGCGGTCTATGCCAAGGTCCGCGCGGCGGGCGGCATCTGCATCGCGGACGAAGTGCAGACCGGGCTGGGGAGATTGGGTGAATACTATTTCGGCTTCGAACACCAAGAGGTGCTGCCGGACGTCGTCGTGCTGGGCAAACCAATTGGCAATGGGCATCCAATGGGAGTAGTCGTCACGACCAAGGCAATTGCGGAGAGCTTTGACAACGGGATCGAGTTTTTCTCGACCTTCGGAGGCTCAACCCTGTCCTGCCGGATCGGACGTGAGGTGCTGCAGATCGTGGACGATGAAGGCTTGCAGGAAAACGCCCGCGTGATCGGCGGCCAGTTGATGGCAGGTCTGAAAGCGCTGGAAGCGAAACATGATTGCGTGGGCGACGTGCGCGGCATGGGGCTGTTTCTGGGGGTGGAACTGATCCGGACCGATGGCTCTGAGGCCACAGAGATATGCGCCTACGTCAAGAACCGCATGCGCGATCACCGCATCCTCATCGGCAGTGAGGGGCCAAGGGACAATATCCTCAAGTTCCGCCCGCCGCTGACAATTGAGGCGGAGGATGCGGGGATGATCATCGCTGTTCTGGATCAGGTCCTTGGCGAATGTGCCTGACTTCACGGTGAAAGCACATCAAGTATGGCGCGGAAATCGGGGCTGTCTTCCCGCAGGCTTGACCAGATCAGGGAGATCTCTGTTTTCGCCTGTGGCGTGGCAATCGGCACGGTCACAAGGGGTTTGCCGTCATAGCTCAGATCACCGGGCGGGCGGGAATAGCTGATGCCGACACCCACACCATTGGCAGCCAGCGATCGCATCATCTCCAGCGATGCCACCTTTTGCTGGATCACCGGTGTCAGGTGCATCCGCGCGAACAGATCGCGCATGAATCCCTGCGACAGGTCCTCATTGAACAGGATCAGGGGTATGCCCTCGAGGTCGGACAGTTCCAGCTCATCCCGTCCGGTCAGGGGATGATCAATTTCGACAAAAGCCACAGGCGCAATATCGGTCAGCTTGCGGCGCATAAAATTCCCTTCGAACCCAACATCATAGGAAATCACGAAGTCCAACAGTCCTTCGGTCAAATCGCGCGCCAGATCCGCAAAACGCCCTTCGCGTCCCGAAAAGGACAATGCTGGAAAACGGTCCGCAAGTCGTTTGAGCGCGGGCGCCAGATACCACGGCGCGATGTCTGCAAAACAGCCAACGCCCCAAGTATGCGTAGCGTCGTGGCCCTGCTCAATCTCGGTTGCAAGCGTCAACAGGGACCGCGCCTGCGCAATGAGACGGTGCCCGAAAGGGGTGATCTCGATTGCTGACCCTTTTCCGCGCAGGAAGATCGCTCTCCCTAGGTGTTGTTCGACCCGAGTGATTGCGACCGAAAGCGATGGCTGCGACACATTCAGTTGCGCCGCTGCTTTGGTCAGACTGCCTTCGTCGGCAACGCCGACGATATATTCATACTGGCGCAGGGTAACGTTTAACATGACGCTATTATTAGTATGATAAAATATTATTAGAAGTTAAATCTTTTGTTGCGTATGCCTGCCCCGAATACGGAGGATCACAAGATGCACGCACTTCTTACCCAAGACCATGTCGATACCTTCCAGCGCGATGGCGTTGTGCTGATCAAGGGTCTGTTTGCCGATCATTTCGAGACGATCCGCGCCGGTATCGAACGCAACATGAAAGAACCCGGTCCCTATGCTGCCGAGAACCTCAAGGAAGGCGAGGGCGGCCGTTTCTTCGATGACTATTGCAACTGGACCCGCATTCCCGAATTTGAAGAGGTGATCCGCAACTCCGACGTAGGTGAAGTGGCCGCCGACCTGATGCAATCGAAGCGCGTTCAGGTGTTCCATGATCATGTGCTGGTCAAGGAGCCGGGCACGTCGAAGCCGACGCCCTGGCATCAGGACGGCCCATATTACTTCGTCGACGGAATGCAGAATGTCAGCTTCTGGTCGCCGATGGACACGGTCAGGGGCGCAAGCCTGCGCTGTGTCGCGGGCAGCCATGCCTGGGAAAAGCCCGTGTTGCCGACCCGTTGGCTCGCAGAGACCAGTTTTTACCCGAACGAGGATGACTACATGCCGGTGCCGGATCCCGATGCCGAAGGCATGGAAATCCGCGAATGGGAGATGGAGCCGGGTGATGCGGTGGCCTTCAACTATGGCACGCTGCATGGCGCGCGCGGCAACACCACAGAGTCCCGCCGCCGCGCATTTTCCTTGCGCCTCGTTGGGGATGATGCCCGCTATGTAGAGCGCCCCGGTCCGACCTCGCCGCCGTTTCTGGGCCATGGCATGACACCGGGGCAGATGCTGCGCGAAGATTGGTTTCCTGTGATCTACCAACGGACCTAACGACTTCTGAAAGGCCCCGTGCTCATGACACAGCCAGATCATAAATCGCCCGTGCTGGCGATTGTGACGATCCTGCTGTGTGCAGGCCTTTTGTTTGCGGGCAACGGGTTGTTCCAGACCCTGCTGCCCATTCGCGCGGGGCAGGAGGGCTATACCGCCGCGATGATCGGCGTAATGGGCACGGCCTATTTCGGCGGCTTTACCATCGGCTGTTTCGTTGGGCCAAGACTGATCAGCGCGGTTGGCCATGTGCGTGTATTCGCGGGGCTAACCGCGCTTTTGACAGCGACGTTTTTGGCCTTTCCGCTTTATGTTGACCCGTGGGTCTGGGGCGGCTTGCGCATCGTCAGCGGTATTTGCATCGCCGTGATCTATGTCGTCGTCGAGAGCTGGCTGAACGACGCGTCCTCAAACGCCAATCGCGGGCGGGTCTTGTCGGTTTACATTATCGTGACAAACATCGTCACGATGATTGGACAGTTGTTGGTGAACGCCTCTGATACAGCTGGTTCGACCCTGTTTCTGGTCGTTGCAATCCTGATTTGTCTTGCGATTGTGCCGATCAGCCTGACGCCCACGCCGGCTCCTACTCCAATTCCAGCGGCGCGGCTGGACCTTCGCAAGCTCTATGCGGTATCTCCGGTGGGTATTGTCGGCTGCTTCTCATCAGGCATGGCTGAAGGTGCGTTCTGGTCGCTGGGTCCGGTATTTGCGCAAGGGCGGGACATGATCACCAGCGACATCGCACTGCTGATGGCAGCTTTCGTGTTGGGCGGCACGCTGTCACAATGGCCACTTGGCTGGATTTCAGACAAGATTGATCGGCGAATTGTGATTGGGATAGTGTCTTGCGGCACCGTGCTTTCAGGATTGGCCATTGGCTTTGACGTGACCGCGCCCGGGGCACCGATACTGATGCTGGCAGTA encodes the following:
- a CDS encoding aminotransferase class III-fold pyridoxal phosphate-dependent enzyme, translating into MRHIQHWQTALAQHWGITAELSPLDGEYDLNFLAKADDDSGYILKVMRTGCEAWLVDMQVSAFEHITAKRPDLPCPVVVRAAGGASVVTLKDETCAERLAWVLRQLPGRCYAHVAPKSRALIHQIGQVLGGTALALADFEHAGLVRDFKWDLMRAGWIADQTGCIPDPARRRIVEGIHARFAALKPALDALPHQAIHNDANDYNILVEGTWNDARRVSGLIDLGDMCAAPRVCDLAIAAAYIVLDHPKPEAALAAFVAGYHEANPLAAQEVDLIWPLLRMRLAVSVVNSTLMAAENPDDPYVTISQAPAWRFLEGCALHGGLLSARLRAACGLPVVEGADRVATWLDRERGHFAPLMGCDLSQAPLGSLSVEESAWPQNPFHMPLEEAARVGEEFEDHGRMWLGYYHEPRLIYAEPAFRKGPWKASDRRTVHLAVDVFAPAGTPMFAPLRGEVFIAEYRAGHLDYGGVIILRHETPEGDPFFTLYGHLDPEFLDRLRVGQVIEKGEEFCRLGDPSMNGGWAPHVHFQLALTTEGIEADWPGVGDPDEMYLWRAVCPNPAALLNLPDDKLCYVPTDKAGIRQGREAHFGGNLSLTYDDPVMLVRGWRHHLFDEWGRPYLDAYNNVPHVGHAHPRIQAVAADQLRRINSNTRYLHPAQTAFADKILSKMPGHLQVCYFVNSGSEANELALRLARAHTGAKGMVTPDHGYHGNTTGAVNISAYKFNKPGGVGQADWVELVEIADDYRGSFRRNDPERAQKFADLVDPAIASLRQKGQGVAGFIAETFPSVGGQIIPPKGYLSAVYAKVRAAGGICIADEVQTGLGRLGEYYFGFEHQEVLPDVVVLGKPIGNGHPMGVVVTTKAIAESFDNGIEFFSTFGGSTLSCRIGREVLQIVDDEGLQENARVIGGQLMAGLKALEAKHDCVGDVRGMGLFLGVELIRTDGSEATEICAYVKNRMRDHRILIGSEGPRDNILKFRPPLTIEAEDAGMIIAVLDQVLGECA
- a CDS encoding LysR family transcriptional regulator, whose amino-acid sequence is MLNVTLRQYEYIVGVADEGSLTKAAAQLNVSQPSLSVAITRVEQHLGRAIFLRGKGSAIEITPFGHRLIAQARSLLTLATEIEQGHDATHTWGVGCFADIAPWYLAPALKRLADRFPALSFSGREGRFADLARDLTEGLLDFVISYDVGFEGNFMRRKLTDIAPVAFVEIDHPLTGRDELELSDLEGIPLILFNEDLSQGFMRDLFARMHLTPVIQQKVASLEMMRSLAANGVGVGISYSRPPGDLSYDGKPLVTVPIATPQAKTEISLIWSSLREDSPDFRAILDVLSP
- a CDS encoding phytanoyl-CoA dioxygenase family protein, with protein sequence MHALLTQDHVDTFQRDGVVLIKGLFADHFETIRAGIERNMKEPGPYAAENLKEGEGGRFFDDYCNWTRIPEFEEVIRNSDVGEVAADLMQSKRVQVFHDHVLVKEPGTSKPTPWHQDGPYYFVDGMQNVSFWSPMDTVRGASLRCVAGSHAWEKPVLPTRWLAETSFYPNEDDYMPVPDPDAEGMEIREWEMEPGDAVAFNYGTLHGARGNTTESRRRAFSLRLVGDDARYVERPGPTSPPFLGHGMTPGQMLREDWFPVIYQRT
- a CDS encoding MFS transporter, yielding MTQPDHKSPVLAIVTILLCAGLLFAGNGLFQTLLPIRAGQEGYTAAMIGVMGTAYFGGFTIGCFVGPRLISAVGHVRVFAGLTALLTATFLAFPLYVDPWVWGGLRIVSGICIAVIYVVVESWLNDASSNANRGRVLSVYIIVTNIVTMIGQLLVNASDTAGSTLFLVVAILICLAIVPISLTPTPAPTPIPAARLDLRKLYAVSPVGIVGCFSSGMAEGAFWSLGPVFAQGRDMITSDIALLMAAFVLGGTLSQWPLGWISDKIDRRIVIGIVSCGTVLSGLAIGFDVTAPGAPILMLAVLHGALMIPIYALCISHANDAVPNALMVETSGGLILAFSVGATIGPVAASLFMSGNSEGGLFLFIGLVLFLFGIFAFFRLAVDTRQRIKDKVHFAATPAASHTVFPREDQL